GCCGCTCAAACCGCACACCACCGAGGTGCGCCGCCACGCCGTGACGTGCGGCGGTTGCGGATTTCGGACGCGCGCAGCGTACGACGAGAGCAAGATCCCGGCCTCACCTTTTGGCCCGCGGCTGATGGCGATGGTGGCGCTGTTGACCGGCGTTTATCATTTGAGCCGGCGCAAAACAGTACAGCTACTGTCGGACATCGTCGGCCTTCCTATCTCGTTGGGCGCGGTTAGTTCTGTCGAGGCGCGGGTCAGCGATGCGATCTGCCCCGCGGTCGACGAAGCGTGGAACCGTGTGCAAGAGGCTCCCGTGAAGCACACCGACGGCACGACTTGGCTGCAATCGGGAACGATGTGTTCGCTGTGGACGATCGCCACGACGATGGCCACGGTGTTCAAGATCGTGGCCGACGGGAGCAAGAAAACGCTTGAGCCACTTTACGGCAAGCTGCGCGGAATATTGGTCAGCGATCGAGCCAAGGCACTGAATTTCTGGGCGATGGACCGCCGCCAAATTTGCTGGGCGCATCTCCTACGAAAATTTGTATCGTTCTCCGAACGCGATGGTCCGGCGGGCGCCCTGGGGCGCGAATTGCTCGACTATACGGGAATTCTGTTCGGCTATTGGCACGACCACAAAAGTGGAACGTTGAGTAGTGAGCGATTCCGCGCCTGGATGTTACCGGTCAAACAACAGATCGAAGGCGCGCTCGGCCGTGCCGTCGCTGAGGGCTTCAATCACATGTCGGGCTCATGTGCCGACATCCTCGCGCACAAGGAAGCCTTGTGGACGTTCGTCGAACGCACCGATGTTGAGCCCACCAATAACCACGCCGAGCGTGAAATCCGGGCCTTCGTCCTGTGGCGCAGGCGATCATTTGGAACCCAAAGTACGCGCGGTAATTTGTTCGCCGAACGCGTAATGACGGTCGCGCACACCGCCCGCAAGCAGTGCAAAAATGTGTTGGCCTTTCTCACCGCCTGCTGCCGCGCCCAGCTTTCCGGTGCGGCGACGCCTTCGTTATTCGCGGCGGTTCAGGCGTGATCGGCCCGAATCACGGGGTCTGCGTGGCGGCGCTGACCATCGGAAAGTAACGGGTCAGATTGCGCTGCCCAGCACTGCGCACTCGGCCCGCGCTTTTCAGTTTTGACATCGAAAGATGAAGCGCGCTGGCCGACGCGCCCAGCGCAATCGCCAGCACCGCCATCGTCTCCCCGGGCGTGGCGCACATCGCCGTGTACAGTCGCTCCGCCAATACTTCGATCTCTTTCTGTGGTCGACGGCGGCAGTTTTTTCTTGGGCGGTCGGGTCGAACCGTTGCCGCTTCGTTGGTGGACATTCCAAAAGCTCGCTGCATCGCCAATTCCGCCATCTTTCGGCCTGCCGCGAGGTATTCGCTCACTACCCGTTCGATCTGTTTGCCAAGGTCTTCGCTGCTCGTGATCGTCATGCGATCCAATTCGCATAACCACCGGCGGCGCTCAACCACACCCCTGAACGGTTACGGTTCGTCTGGCGCTGACTCAGCGAGATTCTCTCGCGGTCGCGATCGTCACGATGCTTCTTACTGGCATTCGACCAGGCGAGGCGATGGGGTTGACGGTTCGCGACCTGGACGACGGCGCCAGCGTGCTGTGGGTGGCGGCGAGCGGAGGCAAGACCGAGGCAGCAAGGCGCATGGTGGGCATGGCACCGGCACTGAGGCCATCGCTCATCAAGCTGGCCGCCGGTAGGGCAGGAGAGGAATACCTCTTTCCGTTTTCGTCCCGGCGGAAGGACGCGACGAACATTCTCAAGTCGCGCACGGACGGTTGCAGAGGCGCCTTCGCACGTTGTGCTCGGCCGCCGAAGTCCCG
This DNA window, taken from Polyangia bacterium, encodes the following:
- a CDS encoding IS66 family transposase is translated as PLKPHTTEVRRHAVTCGGCGFRTRAAYDESKIPASPFGPRLMAMVALLTGVYHLSRRKTVQLLSDIVGLPISLGAVSSVEARVSDAICPAVDEAWNRVQEAPVKHTDGTTWLQSGTMCSLWTIATTMATVFKIVADGSKKTLEPLYGKLRGILVSDRAKALNFWAMDRRQICWAHLLRKFVSFSERDGPAGALGRELLDYTGILFGYWHDHKSGTLSSERFRAWMLPVKQQIEGALGRAVAEGFNHMSGSCADILAHKEALWTFVERTDVEPTNNHAEREIRAFVLWRRRSFGTQSTRGNLFAERVMTVAHTARKQCKNVLAFLTACCRAQLSGAATPSLFAAVQA
- a CDS encoding winged helix-turn-helix domain-containing protein, giving the protein MTITSSEDLGKQIERVVSEYLAAGRKMAELAMQRAFGMSTNEAATVRPDRPRKNCRRRPQKEIEVLAERLYTAMCATPGETMAVLAIALGASASALHLSMSKLKSAGRVRSAGQRNLTRYFPMVSAATQTP